Genomic window (Hippoglossus stenolepis isolate QCI-W04-F060 chromosome 11, HSTE1.2, whole genome shotgun sequence):
ATTCAGTCAGATCAGTTAACAGGATTCAAAGTATCTGGAAAgtgacaagagaaaaacaacaaagtttgAATCGAGGAATACGAGTTTAGTTTGTCATCATACCTTATTGTTAGATCATAGATTTGATGGAAAACAGTCCAGTTCTGTTTTATACTCAAAGTTATATTTCTCCTAAAACACTTGGTTACTTTTAATCAGCAACAGCgacctctgcagccacacatggtgatTACTTGTGTTGGGCTCAGAGAAAAAACCAAAGACAATCACTCTGTTGACCTGAGCACTGAATGTGTAGTCCCACTCGCTGCACTGTGGATATCACCCATGAtccccagcttcctgaaccagaagagctgcagcagtaacaaataaaccaaactctGTTCAAATGTAGTGATATTTGAAGGTTCTTTGCTGAAAATTGGAGGTAAACACAAGTTTTTTATGATGTCTacgtctttttaactgatctaaagttcagcattactcttaAACTTGCTGGGCTTGATTCTGACAATTTAAACTATGACTATCAGTCAGTTATACACTTCTCACAGTAGATAGTACCCATTCATCAAAGTTGCATGAAAAGGGCGTTCAGGGAGAGGAGTGGGAAAGAAAGCGGCACCATTCTCCCTATTCCAattcagtgaaccatcaaagtaatttaaaagctgttgttttaaggttaaaaaaaagttgcacaGTGTTGCTTAAACAAAAGGTGAATTAGTTTAGTGCAGTTTAATGTTTAACGTCTTTATATAGTTGATTCCACTGCTCTATCTGctgttcctctttctcttcctttgaGTCTTCTGGGTCAAAGTCCGtgtcagggtcagggtcagaCATTCTGGGGCTTCCTCTTGATCTGCTTGGGCTTGATGTTACTTTCTCACTCCTAAAATCCTCCTCGTCATGCGAGTCATAAGACATGTTGCTTTCGGGCGGCTCGTCCTCACTCTCTTCATCACTGCCCCCTGTTGTCTTTGACTTCCGTGCCTTTGATGTTCCGGTCTCTGTGTTTGAATCCAGCTCTTGATTTTCCTCTTCCAGGTGGCCTTCTGCATTTCTCTTAGGCCTTCCTATGGGTCTACCTGTGCTCCTTTTGCTTTTTGgcttcaattttctttttttctttattggctcttcttcatcatcatgcTCTTCCCCTGGCCCCGGCACTGGCTCTGCACCTCTCTCGTCACATTTCTCCTGAGAATCAGTTTCGTCGGTGCTGACAGTTTTGCTTTTTCTGCCCCTCTTACGTTCGTGCGCAGGATTGGAAGTGTGATAACGCTGGATGTGACTCTTTAAGCTCACATTGTGATTGAAGCACTTGTCGCATTGCGGACACTTGAAAGGCCTCTCCCCCGTGTGCAGGCGCATGTGAGATTTGAGGTGACTTGCCTGGTTGAAGCCGCGTTGGCACACAGAACACTTGAACGGCTTTTGGCCCGTGTGCACCATTAAGTGTCTCTGAATAGACAGGGTACGGTTAAATTCAATCCCACAAAAGGGACATGTTAACTGCTTGGGGCCTCTGTGATCCTCCAGGTGGATTTCGCGATCCTTGTTTGAGGCAAAGGTCTCCGGACAGTCAGGGCATTTATAGGGCTTTCCTTCAGTTACGTGAATCTGCTGGTGAGTGATTTTGTCCACCTTTGTTTTGAACGTTCTGTGGCAGTATTTGCACCGATGCTCATAGTTTTCATTGTGGACTCTGCTATGTCGGTTTAGAGCAACCTCACTGACACATCGCTTGCCACAAATGTTGCAGGAATAGGGCTTCACTTTGTGCTCACACGTGTGAGGCCAACGCTTACTGAAAAACTTTCCACACTCTGTGCAGAGCTCGCTGTGGTTGGGCGCGAATACATAATAATTGTCCACTTCTTCCCCATCGTCATCTTCAGTCTCATCCGATCCATTATGAAGCTCAGCAGTCAGTGAATGCTGCTCTGCCGGCTTCCAGTCCTCATCTGAATCCACGGGACCCGGATCACTGGAATCTTCCGTTTCGTTCGTACGGTCGCTCTCCTCCGACTGCGGGTAAATCAAACCTTTTTTGAATATCAAagccaaacaaacagggagGTGCATGGGTTCAAATACAAACTCAACTATTTATCTCGTTAGAGCCACCACAGCAATTAACTGCATATTTAACAAAAATTGCagttaaaaaattgtttttattacataGACAAAATATTTTAGATCCAGTTTAAAGCCTCGGCACCTGATTGCTGATGTCTTACCTCTGAAATTAGTTTTGACTCATATGACAGGTGTTGACCTTCAGCTCCTTGGACATTGACCCCGATCAGGCTTTTCCACTGGTGTCTGTATTTACACTGGAGGCACTGCCGTTTCACGATGATGAGTCCGCCATGGATAATCTTCTCCATCTTAACGTTAGAATCACATAAAGGGCACCTACTGCCAAACAACTGGAGGAGCTGGTTTTCATTCACAACATACCTCCCCTTCTTCTGGAGAAGTGCAGCTCTGAAGAATAAAGCGTTCAATGAAATAGTTAAACGAGATCCAGGTTTTAAAACCATAACCTGGTGTAATCAATGTAAGTACTCACTTTTCCCTGATTATATCAACATTCTGAACCTTTCGCAGCATCTGAACATAATCTTCTTCAGGAGTTTGACTTGGCACTGGGCTAACTGGCACATCTGCAAATTAAATTTAGAGTTAATAACTTACATGATAATATTTGAGTATATACCTCGTTAATTTGAAGGTTCTTACCAAGAGTAGTGGTATTGTCTGGTGATATTGATTCTTCCGAACTGTCAGATTGTTGTTGTTCATACTGGGAATCAAACTCTAAGATTGGCACAGGCTCCTGCACGTGAACAAAAGTACAAGCTCTTACTGGAACATAAGTAGATCACAGTGCTCAGGTTACGTTCTCATTCGCACAACACGAAAACGGCATGTGCTCATTATCGAGTCAGTTGTACTACAAAGGCAGGTCAATACAAACATTTCTACTGAGATACATGAGATATTTATAATATAgatgttataataatataatagatATTACAACACGATCACCTGAGTCTCGCCATCTCCGTTTGTTTTTCTATGTAGTTATAGCTATATTAACTGTATTACTTATATTCCATATTTTgttcaattattttttatcttattaaCTATCgcattttttaacattgtaaTTGTTAATAAGCTTCTTtgaatgtcttttattttgtatttgtgctttgTCAACACATTGCAATAAAGCTTATAGAAACTGAAACGGAATTGATGCAGGAACAAACCCTGTAGAAAATACAACGTCAGCTGCTGTCTctagtgtttgtgttgataagGTGTGTGGGGACTATATGGCTGGACCATGTGGCCAAAAACGATATCAAGATACAACATTTCAATCAGTCAATAtagataattatcacaataactATCGCAACATTTCTTTcaagtttaaaggttcagtgtgtaagatttaggagAAAGGGATCTATGGGAAGAAaaagaatatgaaataatcctagtgatgttttcactaatgtgtttcatctaaatggTGTGaactgtggttttctttaccctggaatgggttctttatatttgtatactttatatttacatcgggaaCGGGTCCTgtctatggaggccgccatgtttgtttacatatgacaactgaaggctaccacaggttctccttcatgttgggaaggggagggtggggtgagggatattcagctgcaacacgcaacctcaccagtagatgtcactaaattctacacactgaacctttaaacacagatttttgcTGTAGATCAAGTATGTGtttcacctcctcactgtgcaggACATTGCAGAACCAGTGTGTCGATGTGTACTTTTGTTACATAACTATTGATGATAGCAACTGATTATTATTGATACTGTTTTATTGCTCCGCTTTAGTTGACACTTGTTTCTCCTTCACACTCACCTCAGACTtcacctgctcctgctgctcctcctccggcTCTGACTTGATGCACAGTGACGGCACAGCGCTGCTCCTCATCTGAACCGCGCCAGTCTTAGTTTTCCCGAAGCAGTCCTCAGTGAAGTGTTCCCTGCAGATGGTGATGTCGGTCCAGGACGACTCTTTGAGCCGCTGGCAGTTCGCCTCGAACACAAACTGGACCCACTCCAGCCTCTTCTCCGGGTCCTTCGGTAACTTGAACCGCTGCGCACCGCGACGCGACGAAGCGCAGAGGAAGACGGAGCACATCCCGGCGACAGGTCCCGACCCGACCCCGCTGATCGAAGAGGTCGCACCTGGTTATGTCTGAGGTTTGCGGGGGACTGGAAGGTGGTGATCGGACTGAGTGTCTAACCGGGATCCACGGAGGGGAACTACAGGGCAGC
Coding sequences:
- the LOC118118355 gene encoding zinc finger and SCAN domain-containing protein 12, with amino-acid sequence MCSVFLCASSRRGAQRFKLPKDPEKRLEWVQFVFEANCQRLKESSWTDITICREHFTEDCFGKTKTGAVQMRSSAVPSLCIKSEPEEEQQEQVKSEEPVPILEFDSQYEQQQSDSSEESISPDNTTTLDVPVSPVPSQTPEEDYVQMLRKVQNVDIIREKAALLQKKGRYVVNENQLLQLFGSRCPLCDSNVKMEKIIHGGLIIVKRQCLQCKYRHQWKSLIGVNVQGAEGQHLSYESKLISESEESDRTNETEDSSDPGPVDSDEDWKPAEQHSLTAELHNGSDETEDDDGEEVDNYYVFAPNHSELCTECGKFFSKRWPHTCEHKVKPYSCNICGKRCVSEVALNRHSRVHNENYEHRCKYCHRTFKTKVDKITHQQIHVTEGKPYKCPDCPETFASNKDREIHLEDHRGPKQLTCPFCGIEFNRTLSIQRHLMVHTGQKPFKCSVCQRGFNQASHLKSHMRLHTGERPFKCPQCDKCFNHNVSLKSHIQRYHTSNPAHERKRGRKSKTVSTDETDSQEKCDERGAEPVPGPGEEHDDEEEPIKKKRKLKPKSKRSTGRPIGRPKRNAEGHLEEENQELDSNTETGTSKARKSKTTGGSDEESEDEPPESNMSYDSHDEEDFRSEKVTSSPSRSRGSPRMSDPDPDTDFDPEDSKEEKEEQQIEQWNQLYKDVKH